The following proteins come from a genomic window of Metarhizium brunneum chromosome 2, complete sequence:
- the cpp1 gene encoding Protein farnesyltransferase subunit beta, which translates to MAAPQPRSPVAADSESRESSLARDEGHVGLAPSIPGLFTSEPPIRDALATDSSQIQDETVEECMPFLTGYGHDNCNAHGIPPLLRDRHVKFLQKQLGLLPSMFKGADPSRPWIFYWCLAGLSLLGEDVAGYRSRLIETVRPMQNETGGFAGGFGQTSHLATTYAAVLSLALVGGDEAYELVDRRSMWKWLCSLKQPDGGFQMAVGGEEDVR; encoded by the coding sequence atggcagctcCGCAACCACGATCTCCTGTCGCCGCCGACTCCGAGAGCAGAGAGTCCTCATTGGCGCGTGACGAGGGACATGTTGGATTGGCTCCCTCGATCCCCGGCTTGTTCACCTCAGAACCCCCCATCCGAGATGCCTTGGCCACGGACAGCTCGCAGATCCAGGACGAGACCGTGGAGGAGTGCATGCCGTTTCTGACGGGCTACGGCCACGACAACTGCAATGCCCACGGCATACCTCCGCTCCTGCGGGATCGCCATGTGAAATTCCTGCAGAAGCAGCTGGGCTTGCTGCCCTCCATGTTCAAGGGTGCGGACCCAAGCCGGCCGTGGATATTCTACTGGTGCCTCGCCGGACTGTCTCTTCTCGGTGAAGATGTCGCTGGATATCGCTCGAGGCTCATCGAAACTGTGCGACCCATGCAGAATGAGACGGGGGGCTTCGCAGGAGGCTTTGGCCAGACTTCCCATCTTGCCACCACGTATGCAGCCGTCCTGTCGCTGGCTCTGGTCGGCGGGGACGAGGCCTATGAGCTGGTTGACAGGAGGAGCATGTGGAAATGGCTCTGCTCGCTTAAGCAACCCGATGGGGGGTTCCAAATGGCCGTGGGTGGTGAGGAAGACGTGAGGTGA